A stretch of Amycolatopsis balhimycina FH 1894 DNA encodes these proteins:
- the aroB gene encoding 3-dehydroquinate synthase yields the protein MSDPVRIPVATAHPYDVVIGRGLLGDLTAQLADASKIALIHPPTLTTTAEAIRDELNAAGLDAHRVEIPDAEDGKALTVASFCWEVLGRIGLDRRGVVVGLGGGAVTDLAGFVAGTWMRGVRLVNVPTTLLGMVDAAVGGKTGINTEAGKNLVGVFHEPSAVFADLATLETLPPNELVAGMAEVVKTGFIADPRILELIEAGPTAALDATGDVLAELVRRSIQVKADVVAADLRESDLREILNYGHTLGHAIERRERYRWRHGAAVSVGLVFAAELARLAGRLDDATAERHAAVLKLLGLPTTYDAEALPQLLETMKGDKKTRSGVLRFVVLDGLGKPGRLEGPDPSLLAAAYSAVAADAPSGGGSVLL from the coding sequence ATGTCCGACCCGGTGCGCATCCCGGTCGCCACCGCCCATCCCTACGACGTCGTGATCGGGCGCGGCCTGCTCGGCGACCTCACCGCGCAGCTGGCCGACGCCTCGAAGATCGCGTTGATCCACCCGCCCACGCTGACCACCACGGCCGAGGCCATCCGCGACGAGCTGAACGCGGCCGGGCTCGACGCCCACCGCGTCGAGATCCCGGACGCCGAGGACGGCAAGGCGCTGACCGTCGCGAGCTTCTGCTGGGAGGTGCTCGGCCGGATCGGGCTCGACCGCCGCGGTGTCGTGGTCGGCCTCGGCGGCGGCGCCGTCACCGACCTCGCCGGGTTCGTCGCGGGCACCTGGATGCGCGGGGTCCGGCTGGTCAACGTCCCGACCACGCTGCTCGGTATGGTCGACGCCGCGGTCGGCGGCAAGACCGGCATCAACACCGAGGCGGGCAAGAACCTGGTCGGCGTGTTCCACGAGCCGAGCGCGGTGTTCGCCGACCTCGCGACGCTGGAGACGCTGCCGCCGAACGAGCTCGTCGCCGGGATGGCCGAGGTCGTCAAGACGGGCTTCATCGCCGATCCGCGGATCCTCGAGCTGATCGAGGCCGGCCCCACCGCGGCGCTCGACGCGACCGGCGACGTGCTCGCCGAGCTGGTCCGGCGGTCGATCCAGGTGAAGGCCGACGTCGTGGCCGCCGACCTGCGCGAGTCCGACCTGCGGGAGATCCTCAACTACGGGCACACCCTCGGCCACGCGATCGAGCGCCGGGAGCGCTACCGGTGGCGCCACGGCGCCGCGGTGAGCGTCGGGCTGGTGTTCGCCGCCGAGCTGGCGCGGCTGGCCGGGCGGCTCGACGACGCCACCGCCGAACGCCACGCCGCCGTGTTGAAGCTCCTCGGCCTGCCGACGACCTACGACGCCGAAGCGCTGCCTCAGCTGCTGGAAACCATGAAGGGCGACAAGAAAACCCGCTCCGGCGTGCTGCGGTTCGTCGTCCTCGACGGTCTCGGCAAGCCGGGCCGGCTCGAGGGCCCGGACCCGTCGCTGCTCGCGGCCGCGTACTCGGCGGTCGCGGCGGACGCCCCGTCGGGCGGCGGGAGCGTGCTGCTGTGA
- the aroQ gene encoding type II 3-dehydroquinate dehydratase, whose protein sequence is MKAFVFNGPNLGRLGKREPSVYGSTTHDDLAALCVKAGDDLGIEVEVRQTDHEGEMVGWLHEAADGGHPVVLNAGAWTHYSIAVRDAAAQLSAPLIELHISNVHKREEFRHYSVLSDIATAVIAGLGVDGYPLALRWLATHPG, encoded by the coding sequence GTGAAGGCGTTCGTGTTCAACGGCCCCAACCTCGGGCGGCTCGGCAAGCGCGAACCGTCGGTCTACGGCTCGACCACCCACGACGACCTCGCGGCGCTGTGCGTCAAGGCCGGCGACGACCTGGGGATCGAGGTCGAGGTCCGGCAGACCGACCACGAAGGCGAAATGGTCGGCTGGCTGCACGAAGCCGCCGACGGCGGCCACCCGGTCGTCCTCAACGCCGGCGCGTGGACGCACTACTCGATCGCAGTGCGCGACGCCGCGGCGCAGCTGTCCGCGCCGCTGATCGAGCTGCACATCTCGAACGTGCACAAGCGGGAGGAGTTCCGGCACTACAGCGTGCTTTCGGACATCGCGACGGCGGTGATCGCGGGCCTCGGCGTCGACGGCTACCCGCTCGCCCTGCGCTGGCTCGCCACGCACCCGGGATGA
- a CDS encoding GNAT family N-acetyltransferase: MTLPALTTARLVLRQLVEADREAVVKVFSDPEMSRFFAADFSDPAAASAMVDRRLSSRGPAGQGHWVIERDGEVVGVAHLRPSGELPGGVPELGYYVASAHAGQGLATEAARAVLDHGLHALGLPAVWALVHENNAASRKVATRLGFLDVGSGIHYGDLHRVLVALPAVHGRPHHVELWVPDLAEAERSWGWLLGELGWSEFQRWAAGVSWRLGGTYVVVEASPALSVPEHDRMRPGLNHLALHVATRAQVDDLAARAAEHGWRPLFTDRYPHAGGPAHYAAYLENEAGFEVELVAVEGPRQENAPAE, encoded by the coding sequence ATGACCCTGCCTGCGCTGACCACGGCGCGGCTGGTGCTGCGGCAGCTGGTCGAGGCCGACCGCGAAGCCGTCGTGAAGGTCTTCTCCGACCCGGAGATGAGCCGGTTCTTCGCGGCGGACTTTTCCGACCCGGCGGCGGCGAGCGCGATGGTCGACCGGCGCCTCTCCTCCCGCGGCCCGGCCGGCCAGGGCCACTGGGTGATCGAGCGCGACGGCGAGGTCGTCGGCGTCGCGCACCTGCGGCCGTCGGGGGAGCTGCCGGGCGGGGTGCCGGAACTGGGCTACTACGTCGCGTCCGCGCACGCCGGGCAGGGCCTGGCCACGGAGGCCGCCCGGGCGGTGCTGGACCACGGGCTCCACGCGCTCGGCCTGCCCGCGGTCTGGGCGCTGGTGCACGAGAACAACGCGGCGAGCCGGAAAGTGGCCACGCGCTTGGGGTTCCTCGACGTCGGCAGCGGGATCCACTACGGCGACCTGCACCGGGTGCTGGTCGCGCTGCCGGCCGTCCACGGGCGGCCGCACCACGTCGAGCTGTGGGTGCCGGACCTCGCCGAAGCCGAGCGGAGCTGGGGCTGGCTGCTCGGCGAGCTCGGCTGGAGCGAGTTCCAGCGCTGGGCCGCCGGAGTCAGCTGGCGCCTCGGCGGGACGTACGTCGTCGTCGAAGCTTCGCCCGCGCTGAGCGTGCCGGAGCACGACCGCATGCGGCCGGGCCTGAACCACCTGGCATTGCACGTGGCGACCCGCGCCCAGGTGGACGACCTGGCCGCCCGGGCGGCCGAGCACGGCTGGCGGCCGCTGTTCACCGACCGTTACCCCCACGCGGGCGGCCCCGCCCACTACGCGGCCTACCTCGAGAACGAAGCCGGCTTCGAGGTCGAGCTGGTCGCGGTGGAAGGCCCCCGGCAGGAGAACGCCCCGGCCGAGTAA
- a CDS encoding beta-xylosidase has product MFASVLAGLLVAGCTQGYAQPQAAGDQPAIAGGKIAEPPRPTDVKLASGDPRQSGGVIAAGGADAVYNYGPSVMLDHGQTRMWWCSQYGGAGPAGDDILYAQAQSIDGPFTGPGGGIPAAVFSGAPGQFDGMHTCDPSVLRVGSTYYLYYTGAAGDHALGNAIGLATSPDGVHWTRAAGGRPILGPSHDVHRANVYGAGQPSVVYLDGWFYLMFTDTTGRAAGWNGAGQFLLRSRDPAFGSGVQALDVGGFVPAVSTSAPRARSIVDGFSADLMWVGALAAFVVAHETDGGTTLTFWTADFTEHPFQPVVIPGPWKEGPGLVRRADGHAPLSSADPCDRVPFDVVRATTLGGAGAPTDLRHFGLDLLGSQACGNPGRVAATFDGVTMPSPERTMDLVRAGRRVRIDRRSVASVLAGELLEKAPPAVAVLPVAARLRPGAEAAQAPGGGIGLLLDDRRLWRVPDAGIVAANGSAAHAVTTEQWNAYPRGSLLG; this is encoded by the coding sequence TTGTTCGCCAGTGTCCTGGCGGGGCTGCTGGTCGCGGGCTGCACCCAGGGGTACGCCCAGCCGCAGGCGGCGGGGGACCAGCCGGCGATCGCCGGCGGGAAGATCGCCGAGCCGCCGCGGCCCACCGACGTCAAGCTCGCTTCGGGTGACCCCCGGCAGAGTGGTGGCGTGATCGCCGCCGGTGGGGCGGACGCCGTCTACAACTACGGGCCGTCGGTGATGCTCGATCACGGGCAGACCCGGATGTGGTGGTGCAGCCAGTACGGCGGCGCCGGGCCGGCGGGCGACGACATCCTCTACGCCCAGGCGCAGTCCATCGACGGGCCCTTCACCGGGCCGGGTGGCGGGATCCCGGCGGCCGTGTTCTCCGGCGCGCCCGGGCAGTTCGACGGCATGCACACCTGTGACCCGTCCGTGCTGCGGGTCGGCTCGACGTACTACCTGTACTACACCGGTGCGGCCGGTGACCACGCGCTCGGCAACGCCATCGGGCTCGCGACCAGCCCCGACGGGGTGCACTGGACCCGCGCGGCCGGCGGGCGGCCGATCCTGGGGCCGTCGCACGACGTGCACCGCGCGAACGTCTACGGCGCGGGCCAGCCGTCCGTGGTGTACCTCGACGGCTGGTTCTACCTGATGTTCACCGACACCACCGGCCGCGCCGCGGGCTGGAACGGCGCGGGGCAGTTCCTGCTCCGCTCGCGCGACCCGGCGTTCGGGTCCGGGGTGCAGGCGCTGGACGTCGGCGGCTTCGTCCCGGCGGTGTCGACGTCGGCGCCGCGCGCCCGGTCGATCGTCGACGGCTTCAGCGCGGACCTGATGTGGGTCGGGGCGCTCGCCGCGTTCGTCGTCGCGCACGAGACCGACGGCGGGACGACGCTCACGTTCTGGACGGCGGACTTCACCGAGCACCCGTTCCAGCCGGTGGTGATCCCGGGGCCGTGGAAGGAAGGGCCGGGGCTGGTGCGCCGGGCCGACGGGCACGCACCGCTGTCGTCGGCCGATCCGTGCGACCGGGTGCCGTTCGACGTCGTGCGCGCGACCACGCTCGGCGGGGCCGGCGCGCCGACCGATCTGCGGCACTTCGGGCTGGACCTGCTGGGCAGCCAGGCGTGCGGGAACCCCGGCCGGGTCGCCGCGACGTTCGACGGGGTGACGATGCCGTCGCCGGAGCGGACGATGGACCTGGTCCGCGCCGGGCGGCGGGTGCGGATCGACCGGCGCTCGGTCGCGTCGGTGCTGGCCGGCGAGCTGCTGGAGAAGGCACCGCCCGCGGTGGCGGTGCTCCCGGTGGCGGCGCGGCTGCGGCCGGGCGCGGAGGCGGCCCAGGCACCGGGCGGCGGGATCGGGCTGCTCCTCGACGACCGGCGGCTGTGGCGGGTACCGGACGCCGGAATCGTGGCGGCCAACGGCTCGGCGGCGCACGCCGTGACGACCGAGCAGTGGAACGCTTATCCGCGGGGATCCTTGCTGGGCTGA
- a CDS encoding B-4DMT family transporter produces MSAWVIRGLGMAVLHGAAITLLAKYAVYHPTDQTPVVALALAVLVGTAALWSAIDAWRGLPDRGRVWFISALIAGPVAGILYVIGRAVFVDQTGVSELGGALTGGAAFSALLVLIPAGLGLFVGGRIGRSQPPESPLDGPADPPRPRPQPRPRPRPRPARRGQPAGEEPRG; encoded by the coding sequence ATGAGCGCCTGGGTGATTCGCGGGCTCGGGATGGCGGTGCTGCACGGCGCGGCCATCACCCTCCTCGCCAAGTACGCCGTCTACCACCCGACCGACCAGACCCCGGTGGTGGCACTGGCGCTGGCGGTGCTCGTCGGGACGGCGGCGCTCTGGAGCGCGATCGACGCCTGGCGCGGCCTGCCGGACCGCGGCCGCGTGTGGTTCATCTCGGCGCTGATCGCCGGCCCGGTGGCCGGGATCCTGTACGTCATCGGCCGCGCGGTCTTCGTCGACCAGACGGGAGTGTCCGAACTCGGCGGCGCGCTCACCGGCGGGGCGGCGTTCTCGGCCCTCCTGGTGCTGATCCCGGCCGGGCTCGGGTTGTTCGTCGGCGGGCGGATCGGGCGGTCCCAGCCGCCGGAGTCCCCGCTCGACGGTCCCGCCGACCCGCCTCGGCCTCGTCCCCAGCCTCGTCCCCGGCCCCGCCCGCGCCCGGCTCGTCGCGGTCAGCCGGCCGGCGAAGAACCCCGCGGGTAG
- a CDS encoding M24 family metallopeptidase translates to MPETHGRRRAALRGLLTEAGVDALLVTDLLNIRYLTGFTGSNAAVLLHVEGDGKTLFCTDGRYTTQSAAEVPDLDKVVDRASAAALVAKAAKDTKTYGLVGFESHHVSVEEYEALRKDVPLRRTPGLVERLREVKDEAEIEALRQACAAADRALDDLVAAGGLRPGRTELEIARDLENRMLEHGSSEPSFASIIAAGAHSAIPHHRPTHAELKRGDFVKMDFGATVDGYHSDMTRTFVLGEPADWQREVYGLVHAAQAAGVGAVLPGTEVSDVDAAARTVIADAGHGEHFAHGLGHGVGLQIHEAPSFAATGVGTLTAGMAVTVEPGVYLAGRGGVRIEDTLVVRAGEPELLTLSTKNLVVV, encoded by the coding sequence GTGCCTGAAACCCATGGACGACGTCGTGCCGCGCTGCGCGGGCTTCTGACCGAAGCCGGTGTCGACGCGCTGCTGGTCACCGATCTGCTGAACATCCGCTACCTCACCGGGTTCACCGGCTCGAACGCCGCCGTGCTGCTGCACGTCGAAGGCGACGGGAAGACGCTTTTCTGCACCGACGGCCGCTACACCACCCAGTCGGCCGCCGAGGTGCCCGACCTGGACAAGGTCGTCGACCGGGCCAGTGCCGCCGCCCTGGTCGCGAAGGCCGCGAAGGACACGAAGACCTACGGTCTCGTCGGCTTCGAGAGCCACCACGTGAGCGTGGAGGAGTACGAGGCCCTCCGCAAGGACGTGCCGCTGCGGAGGACCCCGGGGCTGGTCGAACGGCTGCGGGAGGTGAAGGACGAAGCGGAGATCGAGGCGCTGCGCCAGGCGTGCGCCGCCGCGGACCGGGCGCTGGACGACCTCGTCGCGGCCGGTGGGCTGCGGCCCGGGCGGACCGAGCTGGAAATCGCCCGTGACCTGGAGAACCGCATGCTGGAGCACGGCTCGAGCGAGCCCAGCTTCGCCTCCATCATCGCCGCCGGCGCGCACTCGGCCATCCCGCACCACCGGCCGACGCACGCTGAGCTGAAGCGTGGCGACTTCGTGAAGATGGACTTCGGCGCGACCGTCGACGGCTACCACTCCGACATGACGCGCACCTTCGTCCTCGGCGAGCCCGCGGACTGGCAGCGCGAGGTGTACGGCCTCGTGCACGCCGCGCAGGCGGCCGGGGTCGGCGCCGTCCTGCCGGGCACCGAAGTGTCCGATGTGGACGCCGCGGCGCGGACCGTGATCGCGGACGCCGGGCACGGCGAGCACTTCGCGCACGGCCTCGGGCACGGCGTCGGCCTGCAGATTCACGAGGCGCCCAGCTTCGCCGCCACGGGCGTCGGTACACTGACCGCCGGTATGGCGGTCACCGTCGAGCCCGGCGTGTACCTCGCGGGGCGCGGTGGCGTGCGCATCGAGGACACGCTCGTCGTGCGGGCTGGGGAGCCCGAACTCCTCACCCTGAGCACCAAGAACCTCGTGGTCG